The following coding sequences are from one Verrucosispora sp. WMMD573 window:
- a CDS encoding CDP-glycerol glycerophosphotransferase family protein — protein sequence MLSKLTVRVGVAARGALLVGAYLLLLVVGAFGQVAGFVVAALAAVLGEVAVQRWSPATATLMEKAGLGLGYRQLARDVSVVLLVVAQVAPAGGALTLLLLLPALVWVIAVFAGAFERIIDRRSPGGSMVRNIDLGRLGGAPLPRWAVALSGDRLPWVNVLLVPAAVAAALADTVIPVHLAGVIAVGLAAVVGATVASIWLRGRGTGHGARLSAVQRWLDSHRPEVALYFAGPGKDIYQANMWLAPVEALDRPTVVFLRNREALAELADTRLPVVCVPPGADFMNLGKTSVRVALYPANAGENIHMLREPGTKHVFVGHGDSDKAASVNPFCKVYDEVWVAGPAGRERLARAGTGVRDVNVAEIGRPQLAGLPTAGGGSAERPFTVLYAPTWEGWLADDPFHTSVLLMGERIVGGLLAFRPEVRVIYKPHPLTGSRSGRVRAAHERIVQRIRAAGGEVDASNLDGPAHRVVSGRVPALFDCFDQTDLLISDVSSVVSDFVQTRRPYAVTNPAGLPEDEFRRTFPTARAAYLLAADCGELGKIVAVARAGDDPMTEARRELRTYLLGPSDANPMDRFAEEVDRLCR from the coding sequence TTGTTGAGCAAGTTGACTGTGCGGGTCGGTGTGGCGGCGCGCGGGGCCCTGCTGGTGGGGGCGTACCTGCTCCTGCTCGTCGTTGGCGCGTTCGGTCAGGTCGCCGGCTTCGTGGTCGCCGCCCTGGCGGCGGTGCTCGGCGAGGTCGCCGTGCAGCGGTGGTCACCGGCCACCGCGACCCTGATGGAGAAGGCCGGCCTCGGCCTGGGCTACCGGCAGCTGGCCCGTGACGTGTCGGTCGTGCTGCTGGTCGTCGCCCAGGTGGCACCGGCCGGCGGCGCACTGACCCTGCTGCTCCTGCTGCCCGCCCTGGTGTGGGTGATCGCCGTGTTCGCTGGAGCGTTCGAGCGCATCATCGACCGGCGCAGTCCCGGTGGTTCGATGGTGCGCAACATCGATCTGGGTCGGCTCGGCGGGGCGCCGCTGCCCCGGTGGGCCGTCGCCCTCAGCGGGGACCGGCTGCCCTGGGTGAACGTGTTGCTCGTGCCGGCGGCGGTGGCCGCGGCGCTGGCTGACACGGTGATACCCGTCCACCTGGCCGGCGTGATCGCCGTCGGGCTGGCCGCGGTGGTCGGCGCAACTGTCGCGTCGATCTGGCTGCGGGGCCGGGGCACCGGGCACGGCGCCCGGCTCTCGGCGGTGCAGCGGTGGCTCGACAGTCACCGCCCGGAGGTCGCGCTCTACTTCGCCGGCCCGGGTAAGGACATCTACCAGGCGAACATGTGGCTCGCCCCGGTCGAGGCGCTGGACCGGCCGACGGTGGTCTTCCTGCGTAACCGGGAGGCTCTGGCGGAGCTGGCCGACACCCGGCTGCCGGTGGTCTGCGTCCCGCCCGGTGCGGATTTCATGAATCTCGGCAAGACCAGCGTCCGGGTGGCGCTGTATCCCGCCAACGCCGGGGAGAACATCCACATGCTGCGGGAGCCCGGGACGAAGCACGTCTTCGTCGGGCACGGCGACAGCGACAAGGCCGCCAGCGTCAACCCGTTCTGCAAGGTCTACGACGAGGTCTGGGTCGCCGGCCCGGCCGGCCGGGAACGCCTCGCGCGCGCCGGGACCGGCGTACGCGACGTGAACGTGGCGGAGATCGGTCGGCCGCAACTGGCCGGGCTGCCCACCGCCGGTGGAGGGTCGGCCGAACGCCCCTTCACCGTGCTCTACGCGCCCACCTGGGAGGGTTGGCTCGCCGACGACCCCTTCCACACCTCGGTGCTGCTGATGGGGGAGCGGATCGTCGGCGGGCTGCTGGCATTCCGGCCGGAGGTCCGAGTGATCTACAAGCCGCACCCGCTGACCGGAAGCCGGTCGGGGCGGGTCCGGGCAGCGCACGAGCGGATCGTGCAGCGCATCCGGGCGGCCGGTGGCGAGGTCGACGCGAGCAACCTGGACGGACCGGCCCACCGGGTCGTCAGTGGGCGGGTGCCCGCGCTCTTCGACTGTTTCGACCAGACCGATCTGCTGATCAGCGATGTGTCCAGCGTGGTGTCCGATTTCGTGCAGACCCGACGGCCGTACGCGGTGACCAACCCCGCCGGGCTGCCCGAGGACGAGTTCCGCCGCACCTTCCCGACCGCCAGGGCGGCGTACCTGCTGGCCGCCGACTGTGGGGAACTCGGCAAGATCGTGGCGGTCGCCCGGGCGGGCGACGACCCGATGACCGAGGCCCGCCGGGAGCTGAGGACCTACCTGCTGGGCCCGAGCGACGCCAACCCGATGGACCGGTTCGCTGAGGAGGTCGATCGGCTCTGCCGCTGA
- a CDS encoding polysaccharide biosynthesis protein has protein sequence MTPFEPDATVLVTGGTGSFGQTMVRRLLDRDVAEVRVLSRDEAKQDAMRHALTDDRVRYHLGDVRDFETVLRATRDVDHIFHAAALKQVPACEFFPIEAVRTNVCGSANVVEAAERNGVRSVVLLSTDKAVQPVNTMGMTKAIMEKLAQAHARNHPASDTIVSCVRYGNVMYSRGSVIPLFVEQIRAGRAPTVTDPNMTRFLMSLADSVRLVEHAFTHAHPGDVFIHKASACRVGDLATAMCQLFDVPEKLDVVGIRLGEKLHECLASAEEVARADDFGDFLRVPMEGRGLHSLPHSLALAGAAVVPELNSANAPRLDVSGVREVLLNLPQIRAELALREPVLVS, from the coding sequence ATGACACCATTTGAGCCCGACGCGACGGTTCTCGTCACCGGTGGCACCGGTTCGTTCGGCCAGACGATGGTCCGTCGACTGCTCGACAGGGACGTTGCCGAGGTGCGGGTTCTCAGCCGGGACGAGGCCAAGCAGGACGCGATGCGCCACGCGCTCACCGATGATCGCGTGCGCTACCACCTCGGTGACGTCCGGGATTTCGAGACTGTCCTACGTGCCACCCGCGACGTCGACCACATCTTCCACGCCGCCGCTCTCAAGCAGGTTCCCGCCTGCGAGTTCTTCCCTATCGAGGCGGTGCGGACCAACGTGTGCGGCAGCGCCAACGTGGTGGAGGCGGCCGAGCGTAACGGGGTGCGCTCCGTCGTACTGCTGAGCACCGACAAGGCGGTCCAGCCGGTCAACACCATGGGGATGACCAAGGCCATCATGGAGAAGTTGGCCCAGGCGCACGCCCGCAATCATCCCGCCAGCGACACGATCGTCTCGTGTGTCCGCTACGGCAACGTCATGTACTCACGTGGCTCGGTCATTCCACTGTTCGTGGAGCAGATCCGGGCCGGACGGGCGCCAACCGTCACCGATCCCAACATGACACGCTTTCTCATGTCGTTGGCGGACTCGGTGCGACTGGTCGAACACGCGTTCACGCACGCCCACCCCGGCGACGTCTTCATCCACAAGGCCAGCGCCTGCCGGGTGGGGGACTTGGCCACGGCCATGTGCCAGCTCTTCGACGTCCCGGAGAAGCTCGACGTGGTCGGCATCCGTCTCGGCGAGAAGCTGCACGAGTGCCTGGCCAGCGCGGAAGAGGTGGCGCGGGCGGACGACTTCGGTGACTTCCTGCGGGTGCCGATGGAGGGCCGTGGCCTGCACTCCTTGCCGCACAGTCTCGCCCTCGCGGGAGCGGCCGTGGTTCCGGAACTCAACTCGGCGAACGCACCGCGCCTGGACGTGTCGGGAGTCAGGGAGGTGCTGCTCAACCTTCCGCAGATTCGAGCAGAACTGGCCCTGCGCGAGCCGGTGCTGGTGTCATGA
- a CDS encoding HAMP domain-containing sensor histidine kinase, protein MRRRLVISYLLLMVLVVVALGTPLAVTLTTRETDRVRADRLADATRFASLAGPALRDGTPGPLDHELGSYDELYGIGAAVVDRDRREVVASTSWRPAPGTREALDVALSGQQASGPDSVWPWVDGPIVVAVPINDGGEVLGAVVTATPADGVRRTVATWWTLVAALGLLAVLACVLTAFGLAGWVLRPVTELDAVTHEIAEGDRGARVQHRLGPPELRRLARSFNHMADVVSDVMDRQRAFVAHASHQLRNPLTALRLRVEELGPSVTDEQGRAEHRLALEETDRLALLLDALLTLARAERRENQRVTVDATAAAGSRVAAWEPLARHRSVTLRLAADPGPVYASTVPTAIDQALDALIDNAVKFSGAGGEVTVTVAARDGGTTLEVRDTGPGMTRSQLGRATERFWRAPEVQNVDGAGLGLTIAAVLVDASDGRLTMHPNSPRGLVAALWFPQPAEPAEPTGPDPEADPPAPTDAASSASAVA, encoded by the coding sequence GTGCGACGGCGGCTGGTGATCAGCTATTTGCTGCTGATGGTGCTGGTGGTGGTGGCGTTGGGTACGCCGCTGGCGGTGACGCTGACCACCCGGGAGACCGACCGGGTACGGGCCGACCGGCTCGCCGACGCCACCCGCTTCGCGTCGCTGGCCGGGCCGGCGTTACGCGACGGCACGCCCGGTCCACTCGATCACGAGCTGGGCAGCTACGACGAGCTGTACGGCATCGGCGCGGCGGTGGTGGACCGGGACCGGCGGGAGGTGGTGGCCTCGACGAGCTGGCGACCGGCCCCGGGCACCCGGGAGGCGTTGGACGTCGCGCTCTCCGGGCAGCAGGCGAGCGGACCCGACTCGGTGTGGCCGTGGGTCGACGGGCCGATCGTGGTCGCGGTGCCGATCAACGACGGCGGCGAGGTTCTCGGCGCCGTGGTCACCGCCACCCCGGCCGACGGGGTCCGGCGTACCGTCGCCACCTGGTGGACGCTTGTCGCCGCGCTGGGTCTGCTCGCCGTGCTGGCCTGCGTGCTCACCGCGTTCGGGCTGGCCGGCTGGGTGCTGCGTCCGGTCACCGAACTGGACGCGGTCACCCACGAGATCGCCGAGGGTGATCGCGGCGCCCGCGTGCAGCACCGGTTGGGGCCACCGGAACTGCGCCGGTTGGCGAGGAGCTTCAACCACATGGCGGACGTCGTCTCCGACGTGATGGACCGGCAGCGTGCGTTCGTCGCGCACGCCAGCCACCAGCTCCGTAATCCGTTGACCGCGCTGCGGCTGCGGGTGGAGGAACTGGGGCCGAGCGTCACCGACGAGCAGGGCCGCGCCGAGCACCGGCTGGCCTTGGAGGAGACCGACCGGCTCGCTCTGCTCCTGGACGCGTTGCTCACCCTCGCCCGCGCGGAACGCCGGGAGAACCAGCGGGTCACCGTCGACGCGACCGCCGCGGCCGGGTCACGGGTCGCGGCCTGGGAGCCGTTGGCCCGCCACCGGTCGGTCACCCTGCGGCTGGCGGCCGACCCCGGCCCGGTGTACGCCAGTACCGTGCCGACCGCCATCGACCAGGCCCTCGATGCACTGATCGACAACGCGGTGAAGTTCAGCGGTGCGGGCGGCGAGGTGACGGTGACCGTCGCGGCCCGCGACGGCGGGACGACCCTCGAGGTACGCGACACCGGCCCGGGGATGACCCGCAGCCAGCTCGGCCGGGCCACCGAACGGTTCTGGCGGGCCCCGGAGGTGCAGAACGTCGACGGTGCCGGGCTCGGCCTGACCATCGCCGCCGTGCTGGTCGACGCCTCCGACGGCCGGCTCACCATGCACCCGAACTCACCGCGCGGCCTGGTCGCCGCGTTGTGGTTCCCACAGCCGGCGGAGCCGGCCGAACCCACCGGCCCGGATCCCGAGGCCGATCCACCGGCACCCACCGATGCGGCGTCGTCCGCCTCCGCAGTGGCCTGA
- a CDS encoding ABC transporter permease, whose product MSPLVVAARAGLSRGRIELRQSFTNAETLWGYLFPTVILLVVMFFMRGAKVPGTEFSLGAQTLPSTLGMTVAFGGLVTVASILTVEREDGTLLRAKATPNGMFGYLISKITLVAGMTLVSVALLLVPGLLLFDALALDSVAAWLTLAWVMLVGMVATMPVGAVFGSLLSNPRNMGLIMLPMMGLIATSGIFYPITALPGWLQAVAQVFPIYWLGLGMRSALLPEAMAAVELGESWRHLETLLVLGGWALAGLVLAPVVLRRMARRESGSSVAARREKAMQRVT is encoded by the coding sequence ATGAGCCCACTGGTCGTGGCCGCCCGGGCCGGTCTGTCCCGGGGCCGGATCGAGCTGCGGCAGAGCTTCACCAACGCGGAGACCCTCTGGGGATACCTCTTCCCGACGGTCATCCTGCTGGTGGTGATGTTCTTCATGCGGGGCGCCAAGGTGCCGGGCACCGAGTTCTCGCTCGGCGCGCAGACGCTGCCCAGCACCCTCGGCATGACCGTGGCGTTCGGCGGGCTGGTCACCGTGGCGTCGATCCTCACCGTGGAACGCGAGGACGGCACCCTGCTGCGGGCCAAGGCCACCCCGAACGGCATGTTCGGCTACCTCATCAGCAAGATCACCCTGGTTGCGGGGATGACGCTGGTCAGCGTCGCCCTCCTGCTCGTACCGGGTCTTCTCCTCTTTGACGCCCTGGCGCTCGACAGCGTGGCGGCCTGGCTGACCCTGGCCTGGGTGATGCTGGTCGGCATGGTGGCGACCATGCCGGTCGGTGCGGTCTTCGGCTCGCTGCTGTCCAACCCCCGCAACATGGGGCTGATCATGCTACCGATGATGGGACTCATCGCGACGTCGGGCATCTTCTACCCGATCACCGCCCTGCCCGGCTGGTTGCAGGCGGTCGCGCAGGTCTTCCCCATCTACTGGCTCGGCCTCGGCATGCGGTCGGCGTTGCTGCCCGAGGCCATGGCCGCCGTCGAGCTCGGCGAGTCGTGGCGGCACCTGGAGACGTTGCTGGTGCTCGGCGGCTGGGCGCTTGCCGGGCTGGTGCTGGCGCCGGTGGTGCTGCGCCGGATGGCCCGCCGGGAGTCCGGGTCGAGCGTGGCGGCCCGCCGCGAGAAGGCCATGCAGCGGGTGACCTGA
- a CDS encoding TAXI family TRAP transporter solute-binding subunit: MTRTRYPARAWWRGARVVVALTVLLALPGLGGCRDDLAEPVVIRIATGSPTAVYHAFGSSLAAILNRELPQVRAEVLVTAASAENVQLLNAGAAELGFTQADVLQADPGPDPPVVAVARVYDDLLHLVTTADSPVRTLTDLRGRRVSVGAAGSGTKITVDRLLTAAGLDGTQVRQEQLGLDDSVAALRAGRIDAFFFSGGLPVRAVAQFAQDTPTRIVDLGEWTARLRRGNPEVYVPRDIPRSVYGVDPVTTVANPNYLVVRANLPEALVREVTRLLMERRSELAEAHPAAGRMSPRSAIATSPLPLHPGAVDYYRASKP, encoded by the coding sequence GTGACCCGTACCCGGTATCCCGCCCGAGCCTGGTGGCGTGGCGCCCGCGTGGTGGTGGCGCTGACCGTGCTGTTGGCCCTGCCCGGCCTCGGCGGCTGCCGCGACGACCTGGCTGAGCCGGTGGTCATCCGGATCGCCACGGGCAGCCCCACCGCCGTCTACCACGCCTTCGGCTCGTCGCTGGCGGCCATCCTCAACCGGGAACTGCCCCAGGTCCGGGCGGAGGTGCTGGTCACCGCGGCCTCCGCGGAGAACGTGCAACTACTCAACGCCGGTGCGGCCGAACTCGGCTTCACCCAGGCCGACGTGTTGCAGGCAGACCCGGGTCCGGATCCGCCCGTGGTGGCGGTCGCCCGGGTCTACGACGACCTGCTGCACCTGGTCACCACCGCCGACAGCCCGGTGCGGACCCTGACCGATCTGCGCGGCCGGCGGGTATCGGTGGGCGCGGCCGGCTCGGGGACCAAGATCACGGTGGACCGGCTGCTCACCGCCGCCGGCCTCGACGGCACCCAGGTGCGGCAGGAACAGCTCGGGCTGGACGATTCGGTGGCCGCGCTGCGCGCCGGCCGGATCGACGCCTTCTTCTTCTCCGGCGGGCTGCCCGTACGCGCGGTCGCCCAGTTCGCCCAGGACACCCCCACCCGCATCGTCGACCTCGGCGAGTGGACCGCACGGCTACGCCGGGGCAACCCCGAGGTGTACGTGCCACGGGACATCCCCCGCTCGGTGTACGGCGTGGACCCGGTGACCACGGTGGCCAACCCGAACTACCTGGTGGTGCGGGCCAACCTGCCGGAGGCGCTGGTGCGCGAGGTGACCCGGCTGCTGATGGAACGCCGCTCCGAGCTGGCCGAGGCGCACCCGGCAGCCGGCCGGATGAGCCCCCGCTCGGCCATCGCCACCTCACCGCTGCCCCTGCACCCGGGCGCCGTCGACTACTACCGGGCCAGCAAACCCTGA
- a CDS encoding phosphatase domain-containing protein codes for MPPTPAGQLAIPNLHRAARIEDAVHALVERRLRRTGWRTNIIAYTGYGGPGWVRVMCRVLLGRPDTRQRGRLEKVRGWRSFTTLPAKHVTVTIETGGVVHEARADRSGFIDTVLDATLPPGWGSVRLSMPDAEPVEAPVRILDPEVRFGIISDIDDTVMVTALPRPLLAAWNTFVLDEHARAAVPGMAVLYERLVTAHPGAPVFYLSTGAWNVAPTLTRFLSRHLYPAGPLLLTDWGPTQDRWFRSGREHKRATLARLAKEFPDVRWLLVGDDGQHDQEIYREFVAAHPDSVAGVAIRRLSPTQAVLAGSLPVPQDSPTEGPVGQKWLSAPDGAGLWTLLHGAGLV; via the coding sequence GTGCCACCGACTCCCGCAGGCCAGCTGGCCATACCGAACCTGCACCGGGCCGCGCGGATCGAGGACGCCGTGCACGCCCTGGTGGAACGCCGGCTGCGGCGTACCGGCTGGCGGACCAACATCATCGCCTACACCGGCTACGGCGGGCCCGGTTGGGTACGGGTGATGTGCCGGGTGTTGCTGGGGCGGCCGGACACCCGCCAGCGTGGCAGGTTGGAGAAGGTCCGGGGCTGGCGCAGCTTCACCACCCTGCCGGCCAAGCACGTCACCGTGACCATCGAGACCGGCGGGGTGGTGCACGAGGCGCGCGCCGACCGCAGTGGCTTCATCGACACGGTGCTCGACGCGACCCTGCCACCCGGCTGGGGCTCGGTGCGGCTGAGCATGCCCGACGCCGAGCCGGTCGAGGCACCGGTGCGCATCCTCGACCCGGAGGTGCGGTTCGGCATCATCTCCGACATCGACGACACGGTCATGGTGACCGCGCTGCCCCGGCCGCTGCTCGCCGCGTGGAACACGTTCGTGCTGGACGAGCACGCCCGCGCGGCGGTGCCCGGCATGGCGGTGCTCTACGAGCGACTGGTCACCGCCCACCCCGGTGCGCCCGTGTTCTACCTGTCGACCGGTGCGTGGAACGTCGCTCCCACGTTGACCCGGTTCCTGTCCCGGCACCTCTACCCGGCCGGGCCGCTGCTGCTGACCGACTGGGGGCCGACCCAGGACCGCTGGTTCCGCAGCGGCCGGGAACACAAGCGGGCGACGCTGGCCCGCCTGGCCAAGGAGTTCCCCGACGTCCGCTGGCTGCTCGTCGGCGACGACGGCCAACACGACCAGGAGATCTACCGCGAGTTCGTCGCCGCCCACCCGGACAGCGTCGCCGGGGTGGCGATCCGCCGGCTGTCACCCACCCAGGCGGTGCTCGCCGGTAGCCTGCCCGTCCCGCAGGACAGCCCCACCGAGGGGCCGGTCGGGCAGAAGTGGCTCTCCGCGCCCGACGGCGCCGGCCTGTGGACCCTGCTGCACGGCGCCGGCCTGGTCTGA
- the yaaA gene encoding peroxide stress protein YaaA, whose product MLILLPPSEGKAEAGSGRRLDLDRLSLPELNPRREEVLSALIALSAGPPEAALTALGLGAGQHGELRRNARLRQAATAPASRIYTGVLYEALGLAGLPATAQRAAGRHVLIASGLWGAVRLTDRIPPYRCPIGARLPGIGALPALWRQDLGAALTTAAGRGPVLDLRSGAYAAAWTPRGELAERTVTVRVLHEREVDGVPVRSVVSHFNKATKGRLVRDLLLAGARPRSVAALVTTLRDLKYQVCAQATAPGRPRQVDVIVSEL is encoded by the coding sequence ATGCTCATCCTGCTGCCGCCCTCGGAGGGCAAGGCCGAGGCCGGCTCGGGCCGCCGGCTGGACCTGGACCGCCTCTCCCTGCCGGAGCTGAACCCACGGCGGGAGGAGGTGCTGTCCGCTCTGATCGCCCTCAGCGCCGGGCCGCCGGAGGCGGCGCTGACCGCGCTCGGCCTCGGCGCCGGGCAGCACGGCGAGTTGCGGCGCAACGCCCGGCTGCGGCAGGCCGCCACCGCACCTGCCAGCCGGATCTACACCGGCGTGCTCTACGAGGCCCTCGGCCTGGCCGGCCTGCCGGCGACGGCGCAGCGGGCCGCCGGACGGCACGTACTGATCGCTTCCGGTCTGTGGGGCGCGGTACGGCTGACCGACCGGATCCCGCCGTACCGCTGCCCGATCGGTGCCCGGCTGCCCGGCATCGGTGCGCTGCCGGCGCTGTGGCGGCAGGACCTGGGTGCCGCGCTGACCACGGCCGCCGGTCGTGGCCCGGTGCTGGACCTGCGTTCCGGAGCGTACGCGGCGGCCTGGACACCGCGCGGCGAGCTGGCCGAGCGCACCGTCACCGTGCGGGTGCTGCATGAACGGGAGGTCGACGGGGTGCCGGTGCGCTCGGTGGTCAGCCACTTCAACAAGGCCACCAAGGGGCGGCTGGTCCGGGACCTGCTGCTCGCCGGTGCCCGGCCGCGTTCCGTGGCCGCGCTGGTGACGACGCTGCGGGACCTGAAGTATCAGGTGTGCGCGCAGGCCACCGCGCCCGGCCGGCCGCGTCAGGTCGACGTGATCGTTTCGGAGCTGTAA
- a CDS encoding ABC transporter ATP-binding protein, whose amino-acid sequence MRYGSTDVLTGVSFSARRGEVLALLGPNGAGKTTTIEILEGFRMRSGGRVVVLGTDPARGDERWRSRLGVVLQSWRDHSRWRVRELLAHLGSYYAPYSTERTSRPWDIDELIQVVGLTEHAHKKVGQLSGGQRRRVDVAIGIVGRPEVLFLDEPTAGFDPAARREFHDLVHRLTDIDDTTILLTTHDLDEAEKLADRILILAGGRIIASGSADELSRRISADAEVRWSQGGARFVHSTADATGFVRELFAQHGEDIADLEVRRASLEDTYMTLVRDHESGRADGANRAFEEVAR is encoded by the coding sequence ATGCGGTACGGCTCGACCGACGTGCTCACCGGGGTGTCGTTCAGCGCGCGACGCGGCGAGGTGCTGGCCCTGCTGGGCCCGAACGGCGCCGGTAAGACGACCACCATCGAGATCCTGGAAGGCTTCCGGATGCGGTCCGGCGGCCGGGTCGTCGTCCTGGGGACCGACCCGGCGCGCGGCGACGAGCGGTGGCGGTCCCGACTCGGCGTGGTGCTCCAGTCCTGGCGCGACCACAGCCGGTGGCGGGTGCGGGAGCTGCTGGCGCACCTCGGCTCCTACTACGCGCCCTACTCGACCGAGCGGACCAGCCGGCCGTGGGACATCGACGAGCTGATCCAGGTGGTCGGGCTGACCGAGCACGCGCACAAGAAGGTCGGTCAACTCTCCGGTGGCCAACGTCGCCGGGTGGACGTGGCGATCGGCATCGTCGGCCGGCCGGAGGTGCTCTTCCTCGACGAGCCGACCGCCGGGTTCGACCCGGCCGCCCGCCGCGAGTTCCACGATCTGGTGCACCGGCTCACCGACATCGACGACACGACCATCCTGCTCACCACCCACGACCTGGACGAGGCGGAGAAACTGGCCGACCGGATTCTCATCCTGGCCGGTGGTCGCATCATCGCCAGCGGGTCCGCTGATGAACTGTCCCGCCGCATCTCCGCCGACGCCGAGGTGCGCTGGAGCCAGGGCGGGGCACGATTCGTGCACTCCACCGCCGACGCGACCGGCTTCGTGCGGGAGTTGTTCGCCCAGCACGGCGAGGACATCGCCGACCTTGAGGTGCGCCGGGCCAGCCTGGAGGACACCTACATGACACTGGTACGCGATCACGAGTCCGGCCGCGCCGACGGCGCGAACCGCGCGTTCGAGGAGGTGGCTCGATGA
- a CDS encoding helix-turn-helix transcriptional regulator, with protein MSEHVHNRIAMLRAERGISRRQLAEALGVHYQTIGYLERGEFSPSLHLALRIARHFEVPVEVVFSTDPFPRLGDPRPPAARAG; from the coding sequence ATGAGTGAGCACGTCCACAACCGCATCGCGATGCTCCGGGCCGAGCGGGGGATCTCCCGCCGTCAGCTGGCCGAGGCGTTGGGCGTCCACTACCAGACCATCGGCTACCTGGAGCGCGGCGAGTTCAGCCCGAGCCTGCACCTGGCGCTGCGTATCGCCCGGCACTTCGAGGTGCCGGTGGAGGTGGTCTTCTCCACCGACCCGTTCCCACGCCTGGGCGATCCCAGGCCGCCGGCCGCGCGGGCCGGCTGA
- a CDS encoding response regulator transcription factor: MRILLVEDDRRVAAALSSALTRRGYEVEHAATVAAALSAAPCDLVLLDLTLPDGDGTDLCRQLRRRSNQLGIIAVTARGEERDRVLGLRLGADDYVVKPFSMVELQARIEAVLRRASHAAPERNLIEVGPVYIDVAARTVAVAGRPVSLTRKEFDVLLSLARQPGVAVPRDRILLDAWGTTFTDRHTVEVHVGSLRGKLGDPRLVETVRGVGYRLRGE; the protein is encoded by the coding sequence GTGCGCATCCTGCTGGTCGAGGACGACCGACGGGTGGCCGCCGCACTGTCGTCGGCGCTGACCCGACGTGGGTACGAGGTGGAGCATGCCGCCACGGTTGCCGCCGCGCTCTCCGCCGCCCCCTGTGACCTGGTGCTACTCGATCTCACCCTGCCCGACGGCGACGGCACCGACCTGTGCCGGCAGTTGCGGCGGCGCAGCAACCAGCTCGGCATCATCGCGGTGACCGCGCGCGGCGAGGAGCGCGACCGGGTGCTCGGCCTGCGACTCGGCGCGGACGACTACGTGGTCAAGCCGTTCTCGATGGTGGAACTCCAGGCCCGCATCGAGGCGGTGCTGCGGCGGGCCTCGCACGCGGCCCCGGAGCGCAACCTGATCGAGGTCGGGCCGGTCTACATCGACGTGGCGGCCCGTACCGTCGCGGTGGCCGGGCGGCCGGTGTCGCTGACCCGCAAGGAGTTCGACGTCCTGCTCTCCCTGGCCCGGCAACCCGGCGTCGCGGTGCCCCGCGACCGGATCCTGCTGGACGCCTGGGGCACCACCTTCACCGATCGACACACCGTCGAGGTCCACGTCGGTTCGTTGCGCGGCAAGCTCGGTGACCCGCGTCTGGTGGAGACCGTGCGCGGCGTCGGTTACCGGCTCCGGGGCGAGTGA